A genomic window from Candidatus Methylarchaceae archaeon HK02M2 includes:
- a CDS encoding precorrin-8X methylmutase yields the protein MNQVGLVLVGHGSKLPHSKDTLEKLAKIVQGMQKFKIVEVSFMMRNKPSLQEAIKNVIDKGAKKVVVIPVFLTRGKHTEDDIPFILNSNLETDKFPSKEIEIIYGEPLGPDKRIAEIIEDKALEALDKKYTSPQKMNSKHEINGSNIAGLKIMSSSLKTIRQSIPDVLESVPKLHVPIIERVVHATANPEFARLLVFNGNAIEEGVNNIKAGSDIITDVKMVKVGINEAKLRRFGGKVITYIDNDRSINLASRMSITRATAAMRILLEEASDGCMIVIGNSPTAVFEVVNAVKRKSINPALIIATPVGFIGAERSKEEILNLPVPSIIVRGPKGGSAVAVAITNTLLSIAEDSPPLKNMEV from the coding sequence GTGAATCAAGTAGGACTCGTCCTTGTCGGTCATGGAAGCAAACTTCCACACAGCAAAGATACCTTAGAAAAGTTAGCCAAAATTGTGCAAGGAATGCAGAAATTCAAAATAGTTGAAGTTAGCTTCATGATGAGGAATAAACCTTCACTCCAAGAAGCAATAAAGAATGTTATTGACAAAGGAGCTAAGAAGGTCGTCGTAATTCCCGTTTTTCTGACACGAGGAAAACACACAGAAGATGATATTCCATTTATATTAAATTCAAATTTAGAAACCGATAAATTCCCTTCAAAAGAAATAGAAATCATTTATGGAGAACCTTTAGGGCCTGATAAAAGAATAGCTGAAATAATAGAGGATAAGGCGCTAGAAGCACTTGATAAAAAGTACACTTCGCCTCAAAAGATGAATTCGAAGCATGAAATCAATGGTTCCAACATTGCAGGTTTAAAAATTATGAGTTCGAGTTTAAAGACTATAAGACAATCAATTCCTGATGTTTTAGAGAGTGTACCTAAACTTCATGTTCCCATAATAGAACGGGTAGTTCATGCCACAGCAAATCCTGAATTCGCTAGATTGTTGGTATTCAATGGAAATGCCATCGAAGAAGGTGTAAATAATATCAAAGCGGGATCAGATATAATTACTGACGTAAAGATGGTTAAGGTTGGGATAAATGAAGCGAAGTTAAGGAGGTTTGGCGGCAAAGTTATCACATATATCGATAACGATCGATCAATAAACTTGGCAAGTCGCATGTCGATTACAAGGGCTACAGCTGCTATGCGTATCCTCTTAGAAGAAGCGTCCGACGGATGTATGATAGTGATTGGGAATTCGCCTACAGCCGTATTCGAAGTTGTAAATGCAGTTAAACGTAAATCTATTAACCCAGCTTTAATAATTGCTACTCCTGTAGGCTTTATCGGTGCCGAAAGATCGAAGGAAGAAATTTTAAATTTACCAGTTCCATCAATAATCGTTAGGGGTCCAAAAGGTGGAAGCGCCGTAGCTGTAGCCATAACCAACACTTTGCTTTCTATCGCTGAGGATAGTCCGCCACTGAAGAATATGGAGGTATGA